The proteins below come from a single Vibrio cyclitrophicus genomic window:
- a CDS encoding HEPN domain-containing protein, with amino-acid sequence MSEAKANFEYAISDAEQLLECYDQLNGCNSNSQPPEVLKRATLIMTLTAWETYVEDIAKELVDAKYGVVIGSQLGRIVENRLDEHLKYFNNPGSKKTKALFAEFFGIDVTEAWVWNNFQTADEARSQLNKWLKKRGEAVHRAQTNRTEAHIVKREELDKCIRFFRELVSVTDSKLSEL; translated from the coding sequence ATGTCAGAAGCGAAAGCCAATTTTGAATATGCGATCTCAGACGCAGAGCAATTGTTAGAGTGTTACGACCAGTTAAACGGATGCAACTCCAACTCCCAACCTCCAGAGGTGCTTAAGAGAGCTACATTGATAATGACTCTCACTGCATGGGAAACCTATGTCGAAGACATAGCAAAAGAGCTTGTTGATGCGAAATATGGTGTTGTTATAGGTTCACAGCTTGGAAGAATTGTTGAGAACCGACTTGATGAGCATCTTAAGTACTTTAACAACCCTGGTTCAAAAAAGACCAAAGCACTTTTTGCTGAGTTCTTCGGTATTGATGTCACCGAAGCGTGGGTTTGGAACAATTTTCAAACCGCTGATGAAGCTAGATCACAACTCAATAAATGGTTAAAAAAACGAGGTGAGGCTGTTCATCGCGCTCAAACCAATAGAACCGAAGCTCATATAGTCAAGCGCGAAGAGCTGGACAAGTGCATCAGGTTCTTTAGAGAGTTAGTTTCGGTTACGGATAGCAAACTATCAGAGCTGTAG
- a CDS encoding VWA domain-containing protein, translating to MPVELIHRQSDNLLKELTSEKSLLLGNLDELSSKVEAKVSAWKEGVERSLEVDNPFFDDQANLKIWTNNQDIDGLLKNYISFCKKAKYHVDSSFWHKELLEKKPNDTARSLLLLDWQKKLDKSASEWYFETLSRKREEFYKQISEWLNLLEELMYSLESLGLEPGMYLDLSDVELKSGSIEALKRWADYLKNNEGAKKVSELLGKVRQIESSTKIEKVLKSVAFKQPVVDINSKEEIVGVVQGKDIEHALPSELALLSDPETSVLFDLKYLESRLLSFEMQGITEIDQEESVLVDESVEEDSNLGPMILCIDTSGSMYGAPEHIAKAMALYLSSVARKQDRNCYLINFSTSIVTFDLTGKKGLESLIKFLSSSFHGGTDVAPALRHATELMKSEFYENADVLVISDFIMSELPKNVMKSIEEQREQGNKFNSLVIGDCFMYQRSKTQFDLEWIYNPHTSSIQELVNFKQSLI from the coding sequence ATGCCAGTAGAGCTGATCCATAGGCAATCAGATAACCTGCTGAAAGAACTCACAAGTGAAAAAAGTTTATTGCTGGGTAATTTAGATGAGTTGTCATCTAAGGTAGAAGCCAAAGTCAGTGCTTGGAAAGAAGGTGTTGAACGGTCATTAGAAGTGGATAACCCTTTTTTCGATGATCAAGCGAATCTAAAAATATGGACGAATAATCAAGATATTGATGGATTACTAAAAAACTACATCTCATTTTGTAAGAAGGCTAAATATCACGTTGATTCTTCCTTTTGGCACAAAGAGTTGTTAGAGAAAAAGCCTAATGATACAGCTAGAAGTCTCCTGTTGTTAGATTGGCAGAAGAAGCTGGATAAATCTGCATCTGAGTGGTACTTCGAAACTCTGTCCAGAAAGCGTGAAGAATTTTATAAACAGATTAGTGAATGGCTTAATTTACTGGAAGAGTTGATGTATAGCTTAGAGAGTTTAGGTCTTGAGCCAGGAATGTACCTTGATTTATCTGATGTTGAATTAAAAAGTGGAAGTATAGAAGCGCTAAAGAGATGGGCGGATTACCTCAAAAACAACGAAGGTGCCAAAAAGGTATCTGAGCTTTTAGGGAAAGTAAGGCAAATTGAATCATCAACTAAAATTGAAAAAGTATTGAAGTCGGTAGCATTCAAACAACCAGTTGTTGATATCAATTCAAAGGAAGAGATTGTAGGTGTGGTTCAAGGGAAGGATATTGAGCACGCGCTACCCTCTGAATTGGCACTTCTTTCGGATCCTGAAACATCAGTTCTTTTTGACCTTAAATATCTGGAATCACGCCTATTGAGTTTTGAAATGCAGGGCATTACAGAAATAGATCAGGAGGAGAGTGTCCTCGTAGATGAATCTGTTGAAGAGGATTCGAATTTAGGACCTATGATTTTATGCATAGATACGAGTGGTTCAATGTACGGTGCACCTGAACACATAGCCAAAGCTATGGCCTTGTACTTGTCTTCTGTAGCTAGAAAGCAGGACCGAAATTGCTATCTAATTAACTTCTCAACATCTATTGTGACTTTTGATTTGACGGGTAAAAAAGGGCTGGAATCTTTGATTAAGTTTTTGAGTTCCTCTTTTCATGGCGGAACAGATGTTGCTCCAGCACTCCGTCATGCTACTGAGTTAATGAAAAGTGAGTTTTATGAAAACGCTGATGTTTTGGTTATCTCTGATTTCATCATGAGTGAACTACCAAAAAACGTTATGAAGAGTATTGAAGAGCAGAGAGAACAAGGGAATAAATTTAATTCACTAGTCATCGGTGATTGCTTTATGTACCAACGGTCTAAGACGCAGTTTGATTTGGAGTGGATATATAATCCACATACTAGCAGTATTCAGGAGCTAGTTAACTTCAAACAAAGCCTGATTTAG
- a CDS encoding AAA family ATPase gives MNVKSKERQTIKDSKNLRVTETAQPEVKKRITQLLEQIGEGLHEREQILSISLLSTLSGQNTFLFGPPGTAKSLISRRLACAFESQKYYEHLMNRFTTPEEVFGPVSIQELKQDKYIRKTEGYLPDAEFAFLDEIWKSSPAILNTLLTLINEHVFKNGSEIIKAPIRSVIGASNEVPQENQGLDALYDRFITRLMVPPIVLEDNFNLLLNAKPSTSEPNVDKELKVSLSELNQWNEAIHNVELSNDTLLVIKYIRNEISEKNEELGLYVSDRRWQKAANLLKASAFFNERNYTNLTDTILLKHCLWTSPANRICTEEIVMNAIESCGIASDINLADLDNSKDSLEKEITKELFYKEDVYDVISLGEADYFKVVAKFREHNSYSYGNPEIKQKTVYIPFNKFKSKTSFHPVDTSGNDVKEVTCEFDEQGSCTLSYSERRYGNRYNDFEFTPSILFHKGDKRSDVNERLIKSLSGSVGNLRGQLKKSLKETEDKLSVYKVELHSPFATSADAEVALKGVLSQIDKLKIRIKDCERLEALCQ, from the coding sequence ATGAATGTGAAAAGTAAAGAACGTCAAACAATCAAAGACAGTAAAAATTTAAGAGTGACAGAAACAGCTCAGCCAGAAGTGAAAAAACGTATAACGCAACTACTGGAGCAGATTGGTGAAGGGTTACATGAGAGAGAGCAGATCCTTTCTATATCATTATTGAGCACGCTTAGTGGGCAGAACACTTTTCTATTCGGACCTCCTGGAACTGCTAAAAGCTTAATTTCTAGAAGGTTAGCCTGTGCATTTGAGTCTCAAAAGTATTATGAACATTTGATGAATCGTTTTACAACACCTGAAGAAGTGTTTGGGCCAGTGTCAATTCAAGAGCTCAAACAGGATAAGTATATCCGTAAGACAGAAGGGTATCTTCCTGATGCAGAGTTTGCATTTCTTGATGAAATTTGGAAATCCAGCCCAGCGATATTAAACACTCTGCTCACCTTAATTAATGAACATGTTTTCAAAAATGGCAGTGAAATTATCAAAGCACCTATTCGTTCGGTTATTGGCGCCTCGAATGAAGTACCTCAAGAAAACCAAGGGCTAGATGCTCTGTATGACCGATTTATTACTCGTTTAATGGTCCCGCCAATTGTACTTGAAGATAATTTCAATTTGTTACTAAACGCAAAGCCTTCGACTAGTGAGCCTAATGTTGATAAGGAACTTAAAGTATCTCTTTCAGAGCTTAATCAGTGGAATGAAGCGATACATAATGTTGAACTTAGTAATGACACTTTGCTTGTTATCAAATATATACGCAATGAGATCAGTGAAAAAAATGAAGAGTTAGGTCTGTATGTTTCGGATCGACGGTGGCAAAAAGCTGCAAATTTGTTGAAAGCATCTGCGTTTTTCAACGAGCGTAATTATACAAACCTTACAGACACAATACTTCTAAAGCACTGCTTATGGACTTCTCCAGCAAACAGGATTTGTACCGAAGAGATCGTTATGAATGCTATCGAGTCATGTGGAATTGCTAGTGATATCAATTTGGCTGATCTTGATAATAGTAAAGATAGCTTAGAGAAAGAGATTACTAAAGAGCTCTTCTATAAGGAAGATGTATATGACGTAATTTCATTAGGGGAGGCGGATTACTTTAAAGTAGTAGCAAAATTCAGAGAGCATAATTCATATTCTTATGGCAATCCGGAAATTAAGCAGAAAACGGTTTATATTCCTTTTAATAAGTTTAAAAGTAAGACTTCTTTTCACCCTGTCGATACATCGGGAAATGACGTAAAAGAGGTTACATGTGAGTTCGATGAGCAAGGATCTTGTACACTATCGTATAGCGAAAGACGTTATGGAAATAGATATAACGACTTTGAATTCACCCCTTCTATTTTGTTCCACAAAGGAGATAAAAGAAGTGATGTAAACGAGAGGTTGATTAAATCTCTTTCAGGTTCAGTTGGTAACCTGAGAGGACAGCTAAAAAAAAGCCTTAAAGAGACAGAAGACAAGTTGAGTGTATATAAAGTTGAGCTGCATAGTCCCTTTGCTACAAGTGCAGATGCAGAGGTTGCTTTGAAAGGTGTTCTTTCTCAGATAGATAAACTCAAAATACGAATTAAAGACTGTGAACGTCTGGAGGCTCTATGCCAGTAG
- a CDS encoding ComEC/Rec2 family competence protein — protein MGYEIDFLGVGEESKSGDAIALRYGNLHGHRDEQTVVVIDGGFQSTGSKVIDHITTCFGTSKVDLVINTHADQDHINGLETVLNELEVKELWIHQPWLHNQGLADKFKDGRVTDNSLGERLKQNLEKAWSLVKLAESKGISVREPFTGLTDTGGGIKVLGPSVEYYESLIPDFDGMPEKAIATNALESFFDKVAASISRFFAIWGEDQIDDDGVTSAKNNLSVITQLVVEGRRSVFTGDAGIQALDYAADQIEQCTSGAELRFMQIPHHGSKRNIGPTVLNRLVGEPIGQGSSRNITAIASTAKNGEPKHPRKAVMNAFTHRGVKALATRGSDICHHYNAPGRDGWNSMNPEPYHFDYEEEVA, from the coding sequence ATGGGTTACGAAATTGATTTTTTAGGTGTTGGTGAAGAGTCTAAGAGTGGTGATGCAATCGCACTTCGCTACGGTAATCTACACGGTCATCGTGACGAGCAAACGGTAGTTGTGATTGATGGTGGTTTTCAAAGTACAGGTTCAAAGGTTATTGATCACATCACCACTTGTTTCGGTACTTCCAAAGTGGACTTGGTCATTAATACTCACGCTGATCAAGACCATATCAACGGTTTGGAAACCGTCCTTAATGAACTCGAAGTAAAAGAACTTTGGATTCATCAGCCGTGGCTACATAACCAAGGGCTTGCTGATAAATTCAAAGATGGACGCGTAACGGACAATAGCTTAGGGGAGCGCCTTAAGCAAAACCTCGAAAAAGCGTGGTCACTGGTTAAGTTGGCTGAATCGAAAGGGATAAGTGTACGTGAACCTTTTACTGGTTTAACTGACACAGGCGGTGGTATTAAGGTTCTCGGTCCTTCTGTCGAATACTACGAATCCCTCATTCCTGATTTCGATGGCATGCCGGAAAAAGCCATTGCAACGAATGCATTAGAAAGCTTTTTTGACAAAGTGGCCGCATCTATTAGTCGTTTCTTTGCCATTTGGGGTGAAGACCAGATTGATGATGACGGAGTCACATCGGCGAAGAACAACTTAAGTGTAATCACCCAATTGGTCGTCGAGGGAAGGCGCTCTGTTTTTACTGGGGATGCGGGCATTCAGGCTTTGGATTACGCGGCAGATCAAATCGAGCAGTGTACGAGCGGAGCAGAGCTTCGATTTATGCAGATCCCACATCATGGCAGTAAGCGTAACATCGGGCCGACAGTTTTAAATCGTTTGGTTGGAGAGCCTATCGGGCAAGGTTCGTCTCGTAATATTACGGCGATTGCCTCTACTGCTAAAAATGGTGAGCCTAAGCACCCACGAAAAGCGGTTATGAATGCTTTTACTCACCGAGGTGTCAAAGCACTAGCGACGAGAGGCTCCGATATTTGTCACCATTATAATGCTCCTGGTCGTGATGGATGGAATAGTATGAATCCTGAGCCATATCACTTCGACTATGAAGAAGAGGTGGCATAA
- a CDS encoding AAA family ATPase: protein MKITSLTVGGFKGIKTKAVIPLAPITLFFGANSTGKSTVLHALLYLYEVVAKRNFDAQHSSIAGEALYFGGFQNLVHGKDLNGTITIGATLDFRDGASDIWDEYLSDSERWLLESYLGFTPDSEADEFNFELDIRWDHLKQKTFVSRYECNSKGNELCRIESQPGKQQSSITHYQPLPHWEVDESFSLNNLFDSGEWEEMFLKGQDALPNIYTRLDLSNAPFSWNKVFPDHPLAAKLFAEATSSQAILAPMKLLVKKLEDFIHIGPLRVVPNRSIVLNSKTSPQRWYDGTAGWETFAYSNESVKAKTNEKFTNNDFFGTNYCFEAPNHGEASLIEKTVILKDSHTSIHLLPSSVGVGVSQVFPFVVATSLEQDLIVSCEQPELHIHPKWQLALGDMMLEATKKNPDRMFLVETHSEHLLLRLLKRRRQTADEEIEYEPFGCKKSDVQIVFCEQSEGKTRLIPIKTTDEGEFDAPWPNGFFEERREELF from the coding sequence ATGAAAATAACGTCACTGACTGTTGGTGGGTTTAAGGGAATAAAGACAAAGGCTGTCATTCCGTTGGCACCTATCACGCTTTTCTTTGGTGCGAACAGTACGGGTAAAAGTACTGTTTTGCATGCGTTGTTATATTTGTACGAAGTAGTCGCGAAGCGGAACTTTGATGCTCAACATAGTTCAATAGCGGGCGAGGCCCTCTATTTTGGTGGATTTCAAAACCTAGTTCATGGCAAAGACTTAAATGGCACTATTACTATAGGTGCCACTCTTGATTTTAGGGATGGTGCATCGGATATTTGGGATGAGTACTTGTCTGATTCTGAGCGTTGGTTACTCGAATCTTATTTAGGCTTTACTCCTGATTCAGAAGCGGATGAATTTAATTTCGAATTAGATATTAGATGGGATCACCTTAAACAGAAGACATTCGTCAGCCGTTATGAGTGTAACAGTAAAGGAAATGAGTTATGTCGTATAGAATCGCAACCAGGTAAACAGCAAAGTAGCATCACTCATTATCAACCGTTACCTCATTGGGAAGTAGATGAATCGTTCTCATTAAACAACTTATTTGATTCGGGAGAATGGGAAGAAATGTTCCTGAAAGGTCAGGACGCATTACCTAATATCTATACTCGTCTAGATCTATCTAATGCTCCATTCTCTTGGAATAAAGTTTTTCCTGATCATCCTTTAGCTGCAAAGTTATTTGCAGAAGCGACATCTTCTCAAGCGATATTAGCGCCCATGAAATTGTTGGTGAAAAAGCTAGAAGACTTCATTCATATCGGGCCACTACGTGTTGTGCCAAATCGTTCGATAGTGTTAAACAGTAAAACCAGCCCACAGCGTTGGTATGATGGGACTGCGGGTTGGGAGACGTTCGCTTACTCGAATGAAAGTGTTAAAGCTAAGACCAATGAGAAATTTACAAACAATGATTTCTTTGGCACCAATTATTGTTTTGAAGCACCTAATCACGGTGAAGCAAGCTTGATTGAGAAAACCGTTATCCTCAAAGACTCGCACACAAGCATACATTTATTGCCATCAAGCGTAGGTGTTGGCGTTTCTCAAGTATTCCCATTCGTTGTTGCCACATCACTTGAACAAGACCTTATCGTATCGTGCGAGCAACCCGAACTGCATATTCATCCTAAATGGCAGTTGGCTTTAGGGGACATGATGCTAGAGGCAACTAAGAAAAATCCTGACCGTATGTTTTTAGTTGAGACCCACAGCGAACATTTGCTATTGAGGCTGTTAAAACGTCGCCGCCAAACCGCAGATGAAGAGATCGAATACGAACCGTTTGGTTGTAAGAAAAGTGATGTACAGATAGTTTTCTGCGAGCAATCCGAGGGTAAAACTCGTTTAATTCCAATCAAAACAACTGACGAGGGTGAGTTTGATGCACCTTGGCCAAATGGCTTCTTTGAAGAAAGAAGAGAGGAGCTATTCTGA